A genomic window from Anticarsia gemmatalis isolate Benzon Research Colony breed Stoneville strain chromosome 22, ilAntGemm2 primary, whole genome shotgun sequence includes:
- the LOC142982724 gene encoding uncharacterized protein LOC142982724, with product MAPLCVLSLSLCILSLNGIHECIANQTPVTFTFKEYQYKDSPKNEMTFREYETACEQSGACSHMTGLLKTRCVRECVSPSCYRELYQVDPLEEGEIDVRLNSFKGCFVQRSGRPRN from the exons ATGGCTCCACTGTGTGTTTTATCGCTATcattatgtattttaagtttaaatggAATACACGAGTGTATAGCAAATCAAACTCCCGTGACGTTCACTTTTAAAGAGTATCAATACAAAGATTCTCCAAAGAAT GAAATGACATTCAGAGAATATGAAACAGCATGTGAACAAAGTGGTGCTTGTAGCCACATGACTGGATTATTAAAAACACGCTGCGTTCGAGAATGCGTTTCACCATCATGCTACAGAGAACTCTATCAAGTTGACCCG CTCGAAGAAGGAGAAATCGATGTTCGATTGAATTCGTTCAAGGGCTGCTTTGTTCAAAGAAGTGGTCGACCTAGAAATTGA
- the LOC142982770 gene encoding cytochrome c oxidase subunit 5B, mitochondrial-like produces the protein MASLCRQIIRGNAFKSVLFSTARRGYADKMMPDPLEHATGLERKELLAMQAGNEDPFNMKVLQKAAGTRENPTLVPSCFDARIVGCICEEHATAVTWLWIHKDHPRRCECGHWYKLVEKQPV, from the exons ATGGCATCCTTGTGCAGGCAAATTATTAGAGGAAATGCATTTAAAAGTGTTCTGTTCTCCACTGCCAGGCGGGGATATGCCGACAAAA TGATGCCCGACCCCCTGGAGCACGCCACTGGTCTGGAGCGCAAGGAGCTGCTGGCCATGCAGGCTGGTAACGAAGATCCCTTCAACATGAAGGTCCTGCAGAAGGCAGCCGGCACCCGCGAGAACCCCACCCTCGTGCCATCCTGCTTCGATGCCCGTATTGTTGGTTGCATAT GTGAGGAACACGCGACCGCAGTCACTTGGCTCTGGATACACAAG GATCATCCCCGTCGCTGCGAGTGCGGACACTGGTACAAACTGGTCGAGAAGCAGCCCGTCTAA
- the LOC142982607 gene encoding uncharacterized protein LOC142982607, with amino-acid sequence MAANALQSHIADGFADDCDELMHRCLKESPVNFKVFYTVFRDMQMSSLFEERSSGAEIAELSEEVINIAKYYMVANTSNFEESVVGLFLVYALVKLQPFKDFAHLHLVDEDVPYIERIEQVARRDKRVDILYILGTILAEHTRFHAAARERGMEQSYRKYLEGCPALDNLSMRPKGVFLRQNEELDIIKEMSGLHLQYEKSKQAINAGHVDYTDKNFANDLGTSLMDIISGIHGNKKSNDKTEPAGSDDDEDEYEEEDADRVKSIKAKAMKAKVKPVGHLVGAKERATKKRKPQDEPSGSQSNPNSSKKSLLKGRKRKRLSSVSSTSSSQEDEPPPLLSEHESDGDVIDIDVGSFDKPKLTAENTSLEEISEVAVDNDKIRLSSLPCVITSEDGGQTYQIEVIDKLKESTSANTDTSNSVIVRNVGVSYSTGMATKILGPSDKRDQKKTILKSRFKRMGIDPIANFQNGT; translated from the exons ATGGCTGCTAACGCATTGCAGTCACATATAGCAGATGGGTTTGCGGACGACTGTGACGAGCTCATGCACAGATGTCTCAAAGAATCACCAGTTAATTTCAAAGTATTCTACACAGTGTTCAGAGACATGCAGATGTCTAGTTTATTtga GGAAAGAAGCTCAGGTGCAGAAATAGCAGAATTATCTGAAGAAGTTATAAATATAGCTAAATATTATATGGTTGCTAATACTAGCAACTTTGAG GAGTCAGTAGTGGGTCTATTCCTAGTCTACGCTTTAGTAAAACTGCAGCCATTCAAGGACTTTGCTCACTTGCACTTAGTGGATGAAGATGTTCCATACATCGAGAGGATAGAGCAAGTGGCTCGGAGGGACAAGCGGGTGGACATATTGTATATACTGGGGACTATACTGGCTGAACATACGAGGTTTCATGCTGCGGCCAGAGAGAGGGGCATGGAGCAGTCTTATAGGAAATATTTAGAAG GGTGTCCAGCACTAGACAATTTGAGCATGCGTCCCAAAGGTGTATTCCTGCGACAGAATGAAGAACTGGATATAATCAAAGAAATGAGTGGCCTTCATTTGCAATATGAAAAATCTAAGCAAGCTATAaatg CTGGTCATGTAGACTATACTGATAAGAACTTTGCCAATGACTTGGGCACTTCATTAATGGACATCATTTCTGGTATACATggaaacaaaaaatcaa ATGATAAAACTGAACCAGCAGGCTCagatgatgatgaagatgaaTATGAGGAAGAAGACGCAGACAGGGTCAAGTCTATCAAAGCTAAGGCTATGAAAGCCAAAGTGAAGCCTGTTGGACATCTTGTAGGTGCTAAAGAAAg AGCtacaaagaaaagaaaaccaCAAGATGAACCGAGTGGATCACAATCTAACCCTAATTCGTCTAAAAAATCGTTACTGAAGGGCCGGAAACGGAAAAGACTGTCGAGTGTATCCAGCACCAGCAGTTCCCAGGAAGATGAGCCTCCTCCACTGCTCTCTGAACACGAGAGCGATGGTGACGTCATAGACATAGACGTAGGCAGCTTCGACAAACCAAAACTAACTGCTGAAAACACATCGCTTGAAGAAATATCGGAAGTGGCAGTTGACAATGATAAAATAAGATTATCATCGTTACCATGCGTTATAACTAGCGAAGATGGCGGCCAAACTTATCAAATAGAAGTAATCGATAAACTAAAGGAATCGACTAGCGCAAATACTGACACCTCTAATTCTGTAATCGTAAGGAATGTAGGGGTGTCTTACAGCACCGGCATGGCTACTAAAATATTAGGGCCAAGTGATAAACGCGATCAAAAGAAAACGATTCTCAAGTCTCGTTTCAAACGTATGGGAATAGACCCTATTGCTAATTTCCAAAATGGGACATGA
- the LOC142982653 gene encoding coiled-coil domain-containing protein 102A-like, whose protein sequence is MAQSSHGGSHRRSRDHDGGGMRYTNTDWEAKEALYQRELDEARARATQMEKTMRWWSDCTANWREKWSKVRNERNKAREEAKQLKNKVDTLSKELSMSKTEKTDMEQQLIELKRDNEKLLSIGESRILAGDLTTEDGVELRRKNVGYISPNDQPSIRQRASLDSHKFSNVDNVLANKLSELRLRLDETCKNLQSEKDEKAFLLSKIEGLTAELHSTKVELHSDRTLGSTDSSHSEVERLQNELQDEIAAKQVLEEKTAELKMEIERLKSENTIQWSKRELLETENIAILRENKKLYGQVCELREQIHKLNRISDGSAYFSDHNRLDSNILYVRKTSASPRSHESSNGSSEANLAHYDAKTNTSGEDDELAIVERNDNC, encoded by the coding sequence ATGGCTCAAAGCTCGCACGGTGGCAGTCACCGACGAAGTAGAGATCACGACGGAGGAGGCATGAGGTACACCAACACAGACTGGGAAGCCAAAGAGGCTCTCTACCAGCGAGAACTCGATGAGGCGAGAGCACGAGCCACACAGATGGAAAAAACTATGCGCTGGTGGTCCGACTGCACCGCAAACTGGCGGGAAAAGTGGAGCAAGGTACGTAATGAACGTAATAAAGCCAGGGAAGAAGCCaaacaacttaaaaacaaaGTGGACACACTCTCTAAGGAGTTATCTATGTCCAAAACTGAAAAGACAGACATGGAACAACAGCTGATCGAACTGAAACGTGACAACGAAAAGCTGTTAAGTATAGGCGAGAGCAGAATCTTAGCAGGCGACCTTACCACTGAAGATGGTGTGGAGTTAAGGAGAAAGAACGTAGGCTACATATCACCTAACGACCAGCCTTCGATACGACAGAGGGCTTCTTTAGACTCGCACAAGTTCTCCAATGTAGACAACGTACTCGCCAATAAGTTGAGTGAACTAAGGCTAAGGTTAGATGAAACATGCAAAAATCTGCAGAGCGAAAAAGACGAAAAAGCTTTCCTTCTGTCCAAAATCGAAGGTCTAACAGCTGAACTACATAGCACTAAAGTGGAACTGCACAGTGACAGGACGTTAGGGTCGACGGACTCGAGCCACAGCGAAGTGGAGAGGTTACAGAACGAATTACAGGACGAAATAGCAGCTAAACaagttttagaagaaaaaacAGCAGAGTTGAAAATGGAGATAGAACGACTTAAATCTGAGAACACGATACAGTGGAGCAAGAGAGAGTTGTTGGAGACGGAGAATATAGCTATTCTTAGAGAAAATAAGAAGCTGTATGGACAGGTTTGTGAGCTCAGAGAGCAGATACACAAGTTGAATAGAATATCAGATGGTAGCGCGTACTTCAGTGACCACAACAGGTTGGATTCTAATATACTGTACGTCAGGAAGACGAGCGCGAGTCCGCGATCTCACGAGTCTAGCAACGGCTCGTCTGAAGCGAACCTGGCGCATTACGACGCTAAAACCAACACCTCCGGTGAAGACGACGAACTAGCGATAGTAGAAAGAAATGATAATTGTTGA